In Paenibacillus sonchi, the genomic stretch CGGAAATCAGCGGCTCATAGAGACGGAATTCCGCCGGTACGGCCTGCCCGGCATCCACCCAGTGCAGTGTCCCCTTAACCTTGCGGCCGGTGAAGCCGCTGCCGCTTTTGGTCTCCGGATCATAGGTGCAATGAAGCTCCACAACCTCGCCGTTCTCGTCCTTGATGAAATCCGTACACTTGATGAAATAGGCATTCTTCAGACGCACCTCATTGCCGGGGAACAGACGGAAATATTTGTTCGGCGGGTTCTCCATGAAGTCGTCGCGTTCAATATAGATTTCCCGGGAAAATGGAATCTGGCGGGTGCCCATCGCTTCATTCTCCACATTATTCTCAATTTCGAACCATTCAGTCTGGCCTTCCGGATAGTTGGTGATGACCACCTTCAGCGGCCGCAGCACCGACATTGTCCGGGGAACCGTCAGCTTAAGGTCCTCACGGATAAAATGCTCCAGCATCTGCAGGTCCACCAGCCCCTGGCTTTTGGAAATGCCCGTCTCATGCACGAAGCTGCGAATCGCTTCCGGTGTATATCCACGGCGGCGAAGCCCGGAGATCGTCGGCATGCGCGGATCATCCCAGCCATCGACATGGCCTTCATCCACGAGCAGCTTCAGCTTGCGTTTGCTGGTGACCGTCTGGGCGAGATTGAGGCGCCCGAATTCATATTGATGCGGCGAAGCCGGCATTTCACATTCGGCTACCACCCAGTCGTAGAACGGACGCTGATCCTCGAACTCCAGGGAACAGAGCGAGTGCGTCACGTGTTCAATGGCATCCTCAAGCGGATGAGCAAAAGCATACATCGGATAGATGCACCAAGCATCGCCCGTATTATGATGATGGGAATGGGAAATCCGGTAAATGACCGGATCACGCAGGTTGATGTTCGGGGAGGACATGTCGATTTTGGCGCGCAGCACCTTTTCGCCATCCTTGAATTCTCCTGCACGCATCCGGCGGAACAGATCCAGATTCTCTTCGATGGTGCGCTCCCGGTACGGGCTGTTCACCCCGGCTCGGTCAGCGTACCGCGATGTTCACGGATTTGGTCAGCCGTCAGGTCATCGACGTACGCTTTTCCTTTTTGAATCAGCAGCTCTGCCCGTTCGTACATTTCCCCAAAATAATCCGAAGCAAACCGCAGCTCATCCCATTCATAGCCGAGCCACTTTACATCCTCCTGTATAGAGTTTACATATTCCGTATCCTCTTTGAGCGGATTGGTATCGTCGAATCTGAGGTGTGTCTTGCCGCCGAATTCATCTGCCAGGGTGAAGTTAATCCAGATCGCTTTGGCATGACCGATATGTAAATAACCGTTAGGCTCCGGTGGAAAGCGGGTAACCACTTCCTTTACTTTTCCCGAGCTCAGATCTTCGGTAATGACATTCTTGATGAAATTGGAGGGTGTTCCACGGTTCTCCACAGTTATCAACCTTTCATTCTGTAATATTACTACTTCCTTGTATGAACATGTTTCCTACTAATATACCCGTTAAGCGGGGAATGTTCAATAAAAGTCAAGAGAAACGGCGCGAAAATCCAGGTTCACAGGCCGGTTCGTTCATGGTGTTTTGACTTATTTCCCGGCTATGGAGTAGCATGGGGATTATAGTGTATGTATCTGTATAATTGCTATACGGGGGGACTTATTCATGAAGCCAATCAAGCTGCCCAAAGAGCAGCGGGAGATTATTACTGAGAATATCCGGGCCTACTTCGAAGCCGAACGGGGAGAGAGCATCGGCCATCTGGCGGCGGACAACCTGCTGGAATTTTTCCTGCAGGAGCTCGGACCGGTGATTTATAACGGAGCGCTGGGCGACTGCCGCACGCTGGTAGGCCAACGGATGCAATCACTGGAGGACGACATTTACGCATTGGAATGGAAGAAACGTTAATCCTTGAACCGCAGAGGGGGGCAGCCTCATGTTTCATTATGTCATTGACGAAGAGCTTAAGCTGAAGCTGTTAATGCCTGAGCACGCACGCCCTATGTTTGCGCTGGTGGAGCGCTCGCGCGCCCGGCTCAGACAGTGGCTGCCTTGGGTGGACGGTGTTACGGAGCAGGCTCATTTGGAGACTTTTATCAAAAATTCGGTCAAACAAGGCAGCGAAAACGGCGGCTTCTCTGCCGGACTATGGGTCCGGGAAGAACTGGCCGGCATCATCGGATACCACGAGATTGACTGGCACAACCGCTCAGTAGGCATAGGTTACTGGCTCGGTGAAGGCTATGAGGGTAAAGGCTACATGACCAGCGCCTGCCGGGTCTTCGTGGACTACGCACTGCTTGAAATGGATCTGAACCGTGTTGAGATCCGCTGCGCTACCGGCAACCGGACGAGCCGGGCGATACCTGAACGCCTGGGCTTCGTGTTCGAAGGTGTGATCCGTCAGGCAGAAAAGCTCCCGTCCGGCTACGTGAATCACGCTGTCTACGGGCTGCTGCGCAGTGAGTGGAAGCTCCTGGGCTAATTGGCTAATAGGCGCTGAGGGCAGAATAGGCTGCTGCCTGGAGACTGATACAGAGAAGGTACAGGCTGCGGGCTTGCCGCGGCAGCATAACGGATTTCATTATAGAAAGTGCAAGCCCGTTAAGGCGGAAGGCAGCGCACTTTCAGTATGTACAAGCTCATTGAGATGCAAGGCAGCACACTTGCCGAAACCAATTGTAGCGGTCAAAACCCCGGAGGAATGATTCCTCCGGGGCTTTGCTTACCTAACCACAAATTAACATATAGATGGAATCCTTCTGCGCGTCGTGCAGCTCCAGCAGCAGTTGGCACTATTTAACAGCAGGTACCCCACGGAGACTTGAAATTACCTTGAACGGGGCCGTGTGCCGAGATGAATCCAGACACTAAGTGGAAAAAGTACCACTAATCCAAGTTTCTAAGCTCTTCCACCAGCATTAAGTGGAAAAAGTACCACTAATCTGAACCCATCGGCCTTCCAGCACTGGATTTGCCGAAATTAAGTGGAGAAATTCCCACTAAATCTCTGTTGTGGCACGAATATCGGCAAATTAGTGGTAGAAAATCCACTTACCATCTTAAGGGACCTGGCGCAAGCAACTTCAGCGGCGGCAGACAGTATCTCACAGCAGCACTCACACTTCACACAGCACTCATATAGCATTCCAAACTACCCCTGCACTCAAACAGCACTCTCACTGCACACAGCATTCAATTTACTATGATTCCACGAACCACCAACACTGCTCCGGTTCATTTTCGGCATCAATAGCCGCTTATAAAAAGGTATGATATACCTACCTGTAAGTTTCGGGAGGCCCTTGCTAGCCCAGGAGGTCCTTGCTAACTCAGGAAGTCCTTGCTAGCCCAGGGGTCCTTGCTAACTCGGGAAGTCCTTGCTAACCCGGGAGGTCCCGACTCTTCCGGGAGCCCCTTTCTAATGGTACCCATTCTCTCAGGAGGTCCGAGCCCTCCGAACCCCTTATCTCCCCGCCGTATCCAGCCAACCCTGAAACTTCACCCGGGTGTCGGCAGACAAGGTCTCAAGCGCGGCCAGCTCCGCCAAGCCCGTCTGGTCCTTGCGTCCGTGCTCCATCAGATAGAGCACCTGCTTGATGGGAAAGCTTCCCTTGCCGCTTTCCTGCTTGATGATTGGGTCGCCAGCGGCAATCTGACCCTCGCGCAGTACACGGAAATAGAAACCGCTGTACCCGGTTTTCAGCACCTGGGCCGGCATATCGGCGGGGCCGTGTTTTTGCGCCAGCTTATAGCATGGAAAACGCGGCTGGCTGACCTGCAGCAGTGTTGTGCCGACCTCGTACACATCTCCGATGCACACTTCC encodes the following:
- a CDS encoding DUF2164 domain-containing protein, with product MKPIKLPKEQREIITENIRAYFEAERGESIGHLAADNLLEFFLQELGPVIYNGALGDCRTLVGQRMQSLEDDIYALEWKKR
- a CDS encoding GNAT family N-acetyltransferase, which gives rise to MFHYVIDEELKLKLLMPEHARPMFALVERSRARLRQWLPWVDGVTEQAHLETFIKNSVKQGSENGGFSAGLWVREELAGIIGYHEIDWHNRSVGIGYWLGEGYEGKGYMTSACRVFVDYALLEMDLNRVEIRCATGNRTSRAIPERLGFVFEGVIRQAEKLPSGYVNHAVYGLLRSEWKLLG
- a CDS encoding MOSC domain-containing protein; protein product: MEVISLNVGKPKTVDYRGKPLETGIYKMPAPGKVQLHLEGFDGDGQADLVNHGGADKAVCVYPIEHYPFWEQWLGKKLEYSAFGENITASGLLETEVCIGDVYEVGTTLLQVSQPRFPCYKLAQKHGPADMPAQVLKTGYSGFYFRVLREGQIAAGDPIIKQESGKGSFPIKQVLYLMEHGRKDQTGLAELAALETLSADTRVKFQGWLDTAGR